CTTTTCCAATACGTTCGGTATGTCGTAATAGGTCGCCGCCAGTTCACCCCGGGCGACGCCGACGAGCCAATCTTCCTTGCAGGCAGCGGCCCAGTGGTCGAAGGCCTTTTGGAGTCGATCCAGCATCTCGCCCCGGATCGCGTCCTCGAAGACGAGATAACCATCTTCCTCCCACTGTTTCCGTTCCGCCGGGGTGGGGCCGGATTCCATGGTCATTCGGGGCTTCTTTCTTCTCGATTCAGATCGTGGTGCGGGTATAGACCGGAATCAACAGTAACGGTTCGACACTGTCAAGCGCGACGGCTGCCGTTTTGCAGTGTGTCGCGTCGCAGCTGTCCAGCGCGACGGTTCGCTGCCGACTTTCGTGACTGCGGTGCCCGCAGGATTTCCTTCTTGCCCAGTTCTTCCTCATCTGCCTATCTTCAGCGTGCGTACGACCGCTCAGGAAAGGAGAAACGCTTGAAGATCGAAGCCGTGGAATCCCTTGCGATCCCCGAGTTAAAAGTGATTCGCTTTGGCCGATTCAGGGATGACCGGGGGTACTTCACCGAATCCTACCGGCTGGGGGATCTCTCCAGCAACCCGGACACGGCGTTTCTTCGTGATGTCCGATTTCTACAGATCAACGAGAGCTTCTCCCGCGCCGGCGTGGTCCGAGGCCTCCATTTCCAGTGGAACCCCCACATGGGAAAGCTGGTTAGGGCTGCCAGGGGCCGCATCGTGGACCTGGCACTGGATATCCGGCTGGGTTCGCCTACCCTGGGCAGGATCGTTGCACGCGATATTTCGGAGGATCCCGACGCGGACCACGCCGAGTGGATCTGGGTGCCGCCGGGATTCGCCCACGGCTTCTTCTGCCCGACAGACTGCATCCTGGAGTACCTGTGCAGCGGAGAGTACAGCCCCGGCAACGAGGCCGGCATCTCGCCCCTGGCACCCGACCTGGATTGGTCGCTTTGCGATCGCGCGATGAAGCGTGCCTTTGACGAGATAGTCGTGGGTGAAGCCATCCTGTCCGAGAAGGACCGGGACGCGTTCTCAATGAGCGACTGGCTGGCGGATGAACGGTCCGCGAACTTTACATACTGAAAGCACAGCAATGTCGTCGTACAGCAACAATGCCACGACGTAATACATGCTTCAATGAATGGGAGAACCTCTATGACATCGGATCAACCGTCACTCTGGTCGGACATTCGAGGACTCGTCTTCTTCGGCTGGATCGTCGCGGCGACGCGCCTGCTGCTGGATTTCGTCGCACCCGATCAGTCCATGTTCATCGGCGTCTACTTCCTGATGCCCCTGGCCTACCTGTACTACGGGTTAAAAGGCAGGTGGGACCATTTGGCCTGGAGGAGGGTGGCGGGATCGCTCATCGTGGTGGTGTTCCTGGTCTGGTTCATTCCGAACCTGATTTCTTACAGTACCGCGTTTTTCGTCGGGCTGGAGCACGGCCGGTTCTCGCCGGAGAACTCCGGGAGAGTACTCGACTATGAGGGTCCGGTCATGACGATATTGAACGGCGGTATGGTTGCGGGGGGCACCTTCGTCGCCGGATCGGTCTGGAGCGTCTCGCTGGGCACGCTGTTCATCTGGCTGCCGGGAGCGATGCGAAGGCGGCAGGCTCGAGTCTGACACGTCCCTAAAACCCGATTTCCCGCAGGTACTCCAGCGTCCGCTTCGCGATCGGGAAGGGTTTGTCGAAAGGCGCAGGATACATGTCCTGTTCCACGATGGCGTAACCATCGTAGTCGAACCGCTTCAGCAGCCCAAGCAAAGCCGG
This Gemmatimonadota bacterium DNA region includes the following protein-coding sequences:
- a CDS encoding dTDP-4-keto-6-deoxy-D-glucose epimerase: MEAVESLAIPELKVIRFGRFRDDRGYFTESYRLGDLSSNPDTAFLRDVRFLQINESFSRAGVVRGLHFQWNPHMGKLVRAARGRIVDLALDIRLGSPTLGRIVARDISEDPDADHAEWIWVPPGFAHGFFCPTDCILEYLCSGEYSPGNEAGISPLAPDLDWSLCDRAMKRAFDEIVVGEAILSEKDRDAFSMSDWLADERSANFTY